The nucleotide window attgccatccctacaCGTGCTAAAGTTGTTCAACAACTTGTTCTTGATCCATGGTACCCGATTCCTTGTAATTAAggttgcaaacgaaccgaacgaacgcAAACACAACcttattcgtgttcgtttgttaaggaaataaggtgttcatgaacacttaccgaacaagataagttgtttgtgttcgtttgttaaggaaatgaacgtgttcctgttcgtttgtgtttgttcgttaaCTTTAGGTACCAGACTAAagcgaacacaaacgaacgttcGTAAATATAGACGAACACAAAAGAAGGCAAGCAAACACAAAAAAGTGTttatgaacataaacgaacacaagcCACCCCTATCTTGTACTGAGAATGACGAAGAACACGAGCACAAATAACTTACAACTGGGAATTTTGAAGTACTTAAATGAAAAATAAAAGTTACAACCCTAATAAATTGTCGAACGTAAAcgaacatgtttttttttttttttgggtaaagggttaccccggtaaattttataaataaccaaTAAGAACAAAGCATGTGCCTGACATAGCACACGCAACTAGCCCCGGCATACCAAGACTAGGCAACAAGAAAACAAGACCAACATCAACGTACAACCAAAAGACGACACACAGCCCAAAACACTACCAATAAAACAAACAATTACTACCAAACGGACAACACAAAATCTTGGTCCTTAGCCCGGGTCTTCATCCGATGCCCTACACAGGTTCTGCCACTTTGTGAGCGTCCTTTGGTAATCCAAATCTCCTTTGTAAACGAAACCCATTAGCCTGAGCCGGACAATGTTTTTAATCTTCTCGGTTACCTGTTCCGCCGTGCACTCCTTTGACGTAAACAACCGATTATTCCGCTCTTGCCATATGTAATAAGATGAGGCCGATATTGCTAGCTTACACACGATGTGTTTGAACCTTTTGGAATCCGAATAGCGTTCCATCCAAACCGCAATCGAAGTCCAAGAATCATTAACGTTTTCCAAATCCACCAACATCCTTATGTTCGACCAGACTTGAGAAGCAAAACCACACACGAAAAATAAATGATCTCTAGAATCCGTACCATGTTTACAAAGAGGACAACACATGAGTCTCCGGTTCGTTTCGCTGCCCACTTCCCAAACCGCCAACCACGTAAACGAACATGTTACcaaatgttcacgaacataaatgaacaaacacggcCCCTTTTCATGTTCATTTGTTTAACTAAACAAATGAAATttgttgttcgtgttcattcatttGTCAAACGAACAAACTTTCTGTCAAACAGTTTACGAACTGTTTGACGAACCtttggttcatttacaggcctactTATGATGAGGTTGCCTAACCTAGTCAATGGGGTAGAATCTTCATCAAATTGAAATTTGGTGCAAACGAAAAACATATAATCTTAACACACTTTTACCATTGAGCTatttcaaaataaagtattttctTACTATATAAATGAATTTCGTAAATGTTTTGATAAGTTAGATTGTAAATACCCATGTACAAGATTCATGCCACATCATGTAAGCCAACTTCAACGAATTTTATCTTTTTCTCAATGTTATGATAtatattttattgaaaacaaaactgcactcaaaataaaatattttttcgtatcataaacaatgttttaaaaaccggtatttaaatcaaaccggattaggctaaaaaatggttcaaccggttgaaccatgtTGTACCGAGTGGTTCAACCGGGTTAACTAGCTAACAATTAATTTCATAAATTgcaacatcaactcaaaagttaatccaaaaatgcatgattacatattaaaagatgatccaaaagtaaatccataataaaaaataatccaaaagataatcgaaaatcattcagtcttccaacaagctcttttaaatgaaagtgtacgatatgtttaagccatttgattGTTGAATACATCAAGTTCACGATCGCATAAAACATGAAATTCATTATTATCGCCATCTTCATCAACTAGAGgataactattttcgtttcatagaatattaaataagaacttttagtttcgaataatcataatatataaaaattacataagataagtaacatatatataataaaaataagtaacaacccaaacaaaaataaccctgggccggtaccggtattacgtttcaaaccggtataccggattttaccgccggtacaaaccttatgccgtttcacttatttaccggggtgtttcgtaccggatttacatctggaaacggtaataccggtataaccggccggtatttaccggtttttaaaacattgatcaTAAACAACTTTTGCATGCACTTTGATAGGGTAGATTCTATATATAGTTGATTAGTTGTACAAAATTCTCGTCGAATCACGCTGGTAACTTTAAAtagtttaataaatttagcaaAGAGTGACAAGTTAAGTATAagtaaaaagtttttttttcaatATAAATATCTACACATCTGACCATGGCATTATAGTCCCGTGACCTCTTAGAGGTGGGATAAAACTTAAGGACCATTAGCTtttgggttcgattctcacaaagaGAGTTTTTTCCTAGATTTATTGAGTATCCTTTTTAATTGGTGTATAAACATTATTGCCtaatggagatggatatgatcaggtgaTTCCGCTGGTGATGTAGTGCGTGGTACGAtaaatgaagatcaaacacgttgattctacgaatacccgtgtagttcttccccaaccccaaaattcaacccaaagggcacgtaatttgaagtgaaaaatcagttttctcaaaattcaagtctgaacTTTTCATTATCTTTAGCAACATATAAATAGAGACTGAAATTCGAAAATGGGCCTAAAACACACTTGGGCCAAAAACTAGAACAAAATAAAAGtccaaaaaacccactaaaaacataaaacataaaataactcatggaaataagcgttttttggcccggacgatgacccaaaccgccgtaggcaAGATGTAGCTCGTTCTCACGgtcgtttcgcctggtcgcacgcccaaaacggacccttGTAGctcaagttagagccattttagtgaggccccttttgttacacgatcttgggcctccaaatacaagatgaCCCGTTCCTctacacttgggcccgcatcagcTGGTGACACGATAATACTTCAGTAGTCCGTTGGTGattcaaatttgccgttaaaaaaaaataaaaaaaatcaacacCTGTCAACAAGAAAATATAACATTAAATCACTCTATTAAATAATTTTGTACaatcactacttatgtcattCTCTCGTGAGAAATAAAAAAAACTTTGTGTTTTGTCTCATTAAAATTTTGTGTTGTGGAAAGTTATTTTCCAAGAAGAAAATTCCACCAACCCATGCATTGAATACTCAACAATGTTACCCTCATGGAGCTTTAAATACATAACAACATTTCTTTCAATAAATGTTATGAACATATCTAACCTTCCCTTTAATTCCATTCAATTCTCTTTGACTTGAAAAAGATATATGCAAACACATATATAAAATAATGGTGGAGGAAAGGGCTGAAGTTGTGTATGATATTGGATATGGTTATGGTAACCCTTGTAGGTATTTACAAGAAGTTTTTAGAAGCTTTTTAAGGTGTTTGGGGTTAGAGAaacaagaaggaaaagaaagaaacACTAGTGGTGGTGTTGGTGGCCGCGACACAGGCGGTGGTGACGGTGACGGTGACGGTGACGGTGACGGAGGTGGAGGTGAGGTGGATCCACCTACAACTTCTCCTATTATGGATCCTACTGATGAACCTATGTCTACAAGGGTAAGTAACTCATGAAAAAACATTCTTTCTCATATTCATGATGATGATTTTTTTATTGTAGTTTTATGGTTTTGTATCATTTATTTGTATATTCATAACAACTTAATTAACAAGTATTTATAACGTATGATGTAATAACTAATGTTTTTatatagagttaattgctcggatggtccctgtggtttcacattttttcacatttagtccccactttttgaaaatagcaagtatgctccctatggtttgttattttgttactcggatagtcccccaacatttactctggggactatccgagtaacaaaataacaaaccatacgGAGCATACATGTTATTTCCAAACTTAttgacatctactcagggactatccgagtaacaaaatgacaaaccatagggagcatatctgctattttcaaaaggtggagactaaacataaaaaaacttgaaaccacagggaccatccgagcaattaactcttttatatATTACGTTCATATATATAAATCCTGAAGATGTTAAGAAGATAAGTCCTCATGGCAGCCTTCGGCTTACTTCTTGTAGTTACGCGAAGTATCCAAAGGTTTTTGACTTAGCGGTATCAAGTTGTtggataatttttttttaactcgTAAACGTTTAATCTCTAATACTAGAATTAGAGAGTATCTGTAATAAAATGATTAATTATgctaaatatataaaatatactatAAATTTATTGATCACAGAACCCATTTTTTGAGGTTTCCTGTAACATAAACATTAATTATGTTTTTCATATTAATGAAAGTGTTcttttttattataatattttctatttatatatatttgaatacgtaatatatttttaaatcttttcaataTTAATTAAATAGGTGGTTGaaacttaatttttttttcagtttatgaaatttcattttagtttttcTTTAATTTCAGTAGGTTATTTTCTGTACACACATATATTGGGAGTGCTTGTTACTTATTTGAGTAGAAAACTATGAAATACGTATAGACACTTAAATATAGTTCATATATTATGGAGAAAGAGCATGTCAAAAAATGTGTTATGCACCACCATATTTAAACCAGCCGTCAATAAGTATACGTTTTTGAACGGTACACACACCTACTACACCTACTCCTAAAATCTATATTACTCGTTTTCAAGGAGACTTAAACACTCACTACTTGGAAGGGAAACCAAGACAATAGCGTGGATACCATTGGGCTGCAAGCCCTTTGGTACCAATAAGTATTAGTATCTCAACGGTGTTCATAGTTCTCTACTTAAAACTGATTATGTTCTAAACATTCCTCTATTAACTATTTGTAATCGTACATGTTGTTGGCGCAGAGACTCACAAGAAGACCCCCTCCGCCAAGGGGGCCGATTAGCTCTGGAGGAGGCGGTCAAACCAACTAACTAGTTAGATCGTTCGCTTTTCTCCCCTTCAACCAGTATATCAATGTCGTAATTCTCGTTTTTAATGTTCTGAAATTTAGGATTTCTTAAACTATCATATCAGATTTCATCGTAAATATGATTATATATGCTTGATTTCAACATGCATTTAGTTAGATCTATATACATTCCTAAGAAGAAATTATATAAAACCCAATTTAATTCTAAGTTATTCCTTCTAAAAATATGtagatattatatatatatatatttttttgaacggtaaactAATCTACTCTTATATTCATACCGCTATCGTAACCAATTAAAATGATACCAATTAAATTTCTGTCGTGTAGCACGAGAAAATCCCACTAGTTTTACTTATAATACAAAGGTTGGTAATAAAAACTTACAATACAAAGGTTGGtaataaaaaatattttcatATATAATATTTTCACTATTGGTTTTAGAAAATTGCATAAACTATCACTTATAATGTTGGTAGAGCTTGCAATTTCACGAGCAACGCATCATGAAGTTCCTACGTTGTGCCACAATAATTCTGTCTCTCGTAGACTCATAGTTAAAAGCTTGAAAAATTAAATGATGTCGATTTTAGGATATGTCACAAAAGATGATGCGCTACTCAACAACACTaaatttgggaaaaacacttGCCATGCAAAAACGTCATCTTTCTTAACGTCCAACAAAGTACGGTTACCTGGGTACACCCATAGGTAGACTGCTACCTACGTCCGCGATCGTAGACAATGCTGGTGACGGCCTCACCGGTTGTTTTAATGGCTTGATGCCAAAACGTCATTCCTCGGTGAAGATCGAACATTAAATTTCTTAATGGCTAAATGCATGAAGCATTATGAATACCTTTGTAtgatatgggggggggggggacctCAGGTTGATGGTTGGATGGATGGGTAGGCACACCCCTTGGAAAAAAAAAAAGTCTAGTGTATTTTTTAGATAAAAAAACCAATTGCACTCCTTGAAAATATAGTTGAACCCCGGGATTAATTGACAAAATAGTAAACAAGTTTTATAAGTGTTCGAATCAGGTCACTCATAAAAAAATTTGTTCTATTTAAATCATTGAAGTTTATTTTATGTGCTAATCCTATATAATTTACCTGAATAGCAGGTAAACTATCCTATATgatatttatataattaatttttgtaaacatgcaaaaacaattaattaaCAAAAGAGAACAAATATAATCAAAACAACACctataacaaccctcaaaaatgCCCTAAAACGTTCCGTAATCGAAAAACTGAACCCCCATATAGTTAATTTaattgaaaaataaataaaataagttCTTTGTgcctgtcgcggcccgcgagagactgAAGGGGAATCCTTCGCGGGGTGCGACGGCCCCATACCTTGTCGGACACTTCTTGAGACACGTGTCACCCACGTGTCAAGCCTACAATGGTGACTAGTCAACCCTAGTAGTAGCTAGGGGGTGTCGCGGCTCGCGACGGGCGACACCTATGtgtgtcgcggggcgcgagggaGTCAAaaaacaactataaatagagcaGACAAGCCACAGTCCCATCTCGTTcaattctctttctctctcaagcTATATAATCCGAAAATTATACCTATAATACCCCTAAAATCATGAAGCTTTGCCCCGTTGTAGGTGTTTTAACCCCTGGTCACTGATTCAATACTTTGTCCGATCGATATTGAGCCCATGCAGCAACTGATGTCAAAAAGCTGCCTGATAAAGGCTATGCTTTGTAAACTaagttggggttctgtctcgtgacgtattAATAaagttaaattgggttattatactaacacacgtgcattatATAATTTTAATAGAAACTCAAGAAAATTATCAGAAAATATCACCAGGAAGCCTGTAGTAAAACCTAAGtttacaaagtgagtcattctcctttttatCACATTATCATGATATATTTAAAATGCTTTgcaaaaccttaaatgtttttcaaagttataattacagggaataagtttttgtattctacaattactgccagtattatggggtttgtatacagtacttgataatcttcacaattggacaatgggttagccaattgtgtgatatgaccatagtcatagatctgtcgagtgacaaatacttgGAGTTTTGttagataaaaacattgtaatacccttaatactgtaagttATAACAGTGTGTCTTGTTATAAAATGGAatgtactcgccagtatttcttgctgataaaatgttttcaaaacgtgtttcaggtaacttgatgTGAAGCTATTAGAAaccagctatggagcactgaaggcttttAAATAATGTGGCtataagttacctaaataaaagaagttTATGTTTTCAACAACTggggtttatccctacaaataCGTTATAAATGAAATATGGGGTTTaacccatttgtttaatataaaaagtttggtgttttgaaactctgaaattattttctaactacgatcctgatgttttaattccgctgctgtcacaccccgattttaccacgtgtcaccggtgggcccggtgggggttttgcatgacgtagttgatatcatcatagtcaaaccacacaatttaaatgcacaacggaagcaaaatatattacaatccgatatgaagtaatatccaagtattacaaacggaaagtaaaagatccacaggcggatcgcaagataaaataaaatattgttcaacagacttcaggcatctaagcttgcgagacttctatttgatgctaggagaaaccagcctattacgcgtagtacctgcacttagtctttttgggaaaatacgtcagttttcactggtaaatacaatttaactgactcattttgaaaaggttttaaaaattgatttgaatgcccgtggcacaaaacattttataacttgggacaattatttgcctataatcttgtaaaagaattacatgtttattctgcgttcggtagcccgggtcgtgccgggttaaagattaatagacacaccacttaatataattccgccgcgagacttctctcgtaccgacgattatacatgttatgctgcactacgggtgtacgcctacccCCGAGtactaaggtcgtggccattctttgaatgatgccaaggatatccgggacatgatcattaaactcccaaaggcattaaacaaacaaaacagcatttttaaacgggtcacttGACTGCACAAAACCacagaccggttaaggtcaattacccgaccaagcggtattttatataccgtaccccaagcccgtatagggaaaataagttaaacgtatttacctgagctaaatataaatttaatcccagccgtataccaccaagaaagtacagatagcttttactggactcctaaatctggaacgaaggtttttaataacctattagatttctaacgggtctttaatttggcctaagcctagaccggttagttcttaaatgaagattacggtttaaacgcacgataaggcgaagaccgtttttagaatgtggttttgacccaacaagcttgcatacttgtttaatatgggtaacttaatcacattctggattttgagaccgaaatgatatggtttgacccgtttcggctataatgggtaaactagttacctacgccgattcgaacgcataaagtgcgtaacgagtaaccataagagtcatatacaagtttcctaagttaatatgccttaaacatgttgtgatatcggaatgataccttccatcatgccccaaatggttttaaacccaatttatgcctcataagggcattttggtcattttaaagggtgtaaaagggtttaaataataacctgagttacaggtctgattaaatcagtaaataaacttaatttactaagttataacagtagggtattaatccttatgtgaaatttatcaatcttaatcattctagacaccgtaggggcgttttggtaatttcacaaatgcctaaaaggtcaaaacagAAATTCTGAGTTTAAGTTATCCtcctactgttaaaatataaatttttattgaatacatcagtaggtttcaatcccatatgcttaaataggttctagtgcatacttatgtgctaaaaacgcttaaaaaaggcgatttggagccatttccgggttttataaagaaagctgatatttttaaaattccagaaggctcaaaataatatatttaatatattagatcagtagaaaaaggtttggggttaatcggatttataaaactcattttatggcttaaaagggcaaaaccggcattagccgaattaagcttagaacactaagttatgctcagcctaaaattgaataaaaatctttaaaaatcccaaaatattattttaatacagtaggtataaagttttatACAAAAAtgtgggtttagataggctatatgcaatttacgctatttaattactaaagaagcttctaattacgctattgagcataactcctaatctggacctcaaactgatgtcagattttatggacaagtttataattcagtagtgaaggtttctatcctctcacattttcaaaaatattgttttaaggtcaaaagggcataacggtcaacaattcggcatataatggaaacttgcaaatgaataggataactaaggattcaggttgtataacctcagagggttacactaacccataacatgatcctaaaggaatcctaaggcatatctaaataagtctaattcgggtcagaactgaaagtcaaagcaaaagtcaactttcgcgactttcgactccgaaccgggcctatacttagaattgtcgggttgaatcatgcttagacatgttcaactaatatttaccaagttattaatgtggcaaaactgattttatgacttctaatttaatagttatgcattttatttaaaactaacccgtttgactttaatttgacccgacaattaaactaagtaaacgtggtaattaggaggcgcccttttgagggttaatcacctatctaattacggtcacgtagccatgttcgttccgaaccatggctcaaccgattaaaagtcaaagcgtttatcgaaacgtTTGACCTTTCGGCTATAACCGCTAGAAATTTAAACTAGGCACGAAAGGGTACTTACAAGAGGTCCTATGAACTGAAGGAGGTTCTCAAAAAGAGTTCAAGACCCTCACAAATTAGAGATCATAGCAGATTTGAAGGAAGTGGTGCAAATGAGAGCCAAATTCAATGGGTATATATAGGTTTTtgaggaccgttaggatcgtttcttgataaaCGTGATCACATCTGGACCGTACACCTTTACCCCTTGTTTTAGCAATCTATGGGCTGCCCAAGGACTGAAGAAAACCATTTGAAATTGATTAAAACAGCTGTAACAGCTGGAAATCAAGTTtctaaaatggcagttttggtccttgcatgcttctagcccctttctgatgcgtttgaggcccgttaaaccatttttaaggctataaaatgatgcctaagcatagggaatatgaaacatgctcaaaaatatgccggatgtcggtccgtttggtcatacggtcacgttgttcggctaattacgacggaacacggacggacgcgaaaaacgattcAAACgatgcgacgaatggaattttatcatggcgatcactaaaataaaatattttagtgcttacataaatttttgggtgtccgaggatattcagaatgcgagatatgcgcaaaagtgcaaacttgtgcactttttgacacttttagtccctgcatgacataaaagtttgtttttgcgcaccaaacacctctaatcctatacctaagctatataaaggataaatagggtatgtttaacttatgaacatattccggaaggtctgttaccatatgattcgacctccttttgcagtttgacgcaattagtcccttaattgcgcaaagtagcgcgaaatgccgtttaatgacatctaagccttccatggcccatattaatcattcccaagcatatacttaaatattactatgctctcgttcgcttaaatggtcaccgaatggcgtagattcaaaagttgacgctttaggcccctctattgcgcaacttgcgcatttcatcatttattagcattgaagc belongs to Helianthus annuus cultivar XRQ/B chromosome 5, HanXRQr2.0-SUNRISE, whole genome shotgun sequence and includes:
- the LOC110942299 gene encoding uncharacterized protein LOC110942299 isoform X2, whose protein sequence is MVEERAEVVYDIGYGYGNPCRYLQEVFRSFLRCLGLEKQEGKERNTSGGVGGRDTGGGDGDGDGDGDGGGGEVDPPTTSPIMDPTDEPMSTRVT
- the LOC110942299 gene encoding ESX-1 secretion-associated protein EspB isoform X1, whose amino-acid sequence is MVEERAEVVYDIGYGYGNPCRYLQEVFRSFLRCLGLEKQEGKERNTSGGVGGRDTGGGDGDGDGDGDGGGGEVDPPTTSPIMDPTDEPMSTRRLTRRPPPPRGPISSGGGGQTN